The Fructilactobacillus ixorae genome has a window encoding:
- a CDS encoding pyruvate, water dikinase regulatory protein, translated as MKTIYNVFVISDSSGQTGTTIAKTAAAQFPEAHANISQYPFIQTKAILTGILKLAKENQAIIFHTLVDSELSDMVTQYAEENGLSSFDCIQTPIELISHRLHESSAAVPGLVHNLNAAYFKRIDAIEFTVANDDGRHPEKLKQADIVILGVSRTSKTPLSLYLANESYKVANVPVGPNIQLPDEIWQLNPKKIFGLTNSITKLQEIRTQRMKEYGIENDTRYSNAANIKEELDYAQRLYQKIGCLCINVADKSIEETASIITESLPKANRPMPPS; from the coding sequence ATGAAAACCATTTATAACGTATTTGTCATTTCTGATTCAAGTGGACAAACCGGAACCACGATTGCTAAAACAGCGGCGGCGCAGTTTCCAGAGGCCCATGCCAACATCAGTCAGTATCCATTCATCCAAACCAAGGCAATTCTCACTGGAATTTTAAAGCTAGCCAAGGAAAATCAAGCGATTATCTTCCATACCCTAGTGGATTCCGAGCTCAGTGACATGGTAACGCAGTATGCCGAAGAAAATGGCCTGTCGAGTTTTGACTGTATCCAGACCCCGATTGAATTAATTTCTCACCGGCTCCACGAATCTTCAGCAGCGGTTCCTGGATTAGTCCACAATTTAAACGCTGCCTACTTCAAACGCATCGACGCCATTGAATTTACGGTCGCAAACGACGACGGTCGCCATCCCGAAAAACTAAAGCAAGCTGACATCGTGATCTTAGGGGTTTCGCGGACTTCGAAGACCCCATTATCGTTATACCTCGCCAACGAAAGCTATAAGGTGGCGAACGTGCCCGTGGGGCCCAACATTCAACTGCCAGATGAAATTTGGCAATTAAATCCCAAAAAGATTTTTGGCTTAACCAATTCGATTACAAAACTGCAAGAGATTCGCACCCAACGGATGAAGGAATACGGAATTGAAAACGATACCCGGTATTCAAACGCTGCAAACATCAAGGAGGAACTGGACTACGCTCAGCGCCTCTACCAAAAAATCGGGTGTCTCTGTATTAACGTTGCCGACAAGTCAATCGAAGAAACGGCTTCCATTATTACCGAAAGCCTACCAAAGGCTAATCGGCCAATGCCGCCGTCGTAA
- a CDS encoding deoxyribonuclease IV, whose protein sequence is MSEELLLGSHVGMKAPDMFLGSAKEAAANDETAFMVYTGAPQNSRRKPLDELEIPAGKDYMHHHGLREVVVHAPYIINLANTKKPQSFGFAVDFLRKEVERSEAMGATQIVLHPGSHVGAGVDAGLQQIIKGLNQVIDPEQQIQIALETMAGKGTELGTSFEQLHTIIAGVEHPEKLSVTFDTCHTYDAGYDVKEDFAGVLAEFDRVIGLERLKVIHLNDDKNPLGSHKDRHENIGFGTIGFTALNAIAHDEKLVAVPKIMETPAIKVNDKVKVDPHGAEVAMLRNQQFDSELIQKLTTAALAD, encoded by the coding sequence ATGAGTGAAGAATTATTGCTAGGTTCCCACGTCGGAATGAAAGCACCCGACATGTTTTTAGGCTCAGCGAAAGAGGCGGCTGCAAACGATGAAACCGCCTTTATGGTGTACACCGGAGCGCCCCAAAATTCACGCCGCAAGCCCCTGGATGAATTAGAAATTCCGGCGGGGAAAGACTACATGCACCACCACGGGTTACGAGAAGTGGTTGTGCATGCTCCCTACATTATTAACCTGGCGAACACCAAAAAACCCCAAAGTTTTGGCTTTGCGGTTGATTTTTTACGCAAGGAAGTGGAACGTTCCGAAGCAATGGGAGCAACCCAGATTGTATTACATCCTGGTTCCCACGTGGGCGCTGGGGTTGATGCGGGGTTACAACAGATTATTAAGGGGTTAAACCAGGTGATTGACCCCGAACAACAAATTCAAATTGCGTTAGAAACGATGGCCGGCAAGGGAACCGAGCTCGGGACTAGTTTTGAACAACTCCATACCATCATTGCCGGAGTGGAGCATCCAGAAAAACTCTCGGTAACCTTTGACACCTGTCATACGTACGATGCAGGCTATGACGTAAAGGAGGACTTTGCGGGCGTCCTAGCTGAGTTTGATCGGGTTATCGGGCTTGAGCGGCTCAAAGTCATTCACTTGAATGACGATAAAAATCCACTGGGAAGTCACAAAGACCGTCATGAAAACATTGGCTTTGGCACGATTGGTTTCACGGCGTTAAACGCCATTGCCCACGACGAAAAACTGGTGGCAGTTCCCAAAATCATGGAAACGCCCGCCATTAAAGTTAACGATAAGGTAAAGGTGGATCCGCATGGTGCGGAAGTTGCGATGCTCCGGAACCAACAATTTGATTCGGAGCTGATTCAAAAGCTTACGACGGCGGCATTGGCCGATTAG
- a CDS encoding CDP-glycerol glycerophosphotransferase family protein, whose product MKTVYVWLVRFLSVLFYFRTKKNVYYLMSYSNNLHMIKRTAAELPAGQKLVVIYNPRTLAAAYDLKAFGVKAIPLKMSIPFLLQRIPQLMTARLIFCDNYYALLAGLIRPRTKMKIIQLWHADGTIKTFGWEDPNQRRTGWFKRRRHQLVYNQFDDYVVASKAMGNVFQRSFAQPATKMQDLGMPRSDRLFSANWLDTVRQRVWLAAPELKNKRVILYAPTYRSASQLNPPTGTIEALAADPNAIVAVKLYPEIDREKLEMEQFNHPNVKIYDEFTTTDLMTLADTLVTDYSSFIFDFSLMPQARSAIFFMYDLQAYAEQRGVQPDLNRWLPTPPVKTVEQLRQAIQANQPVDFTAFNDWWNTYNDGKAYKRVIDKYVIGRHNAAEDNDE is encoded by the coding sequence ATGAAAACAGTATATGTTTGGTTGGTTCGCTTCCTCTCCGTACTATTTTACTTTAGAACTAAAAAGAACGTTTATTACCTGATGAGTTACAGTAACAACCTCCACATGATTAAACGGACGGCGGCTGAGTTGCCAGCGGGACAAAAATTGGTGGTAATTTATAATCCACGCACGTTGGCGGCTGCTTATGACCTCAAGGCCTTTGGGGTTAAGGCAATTCCGTTAAAAATGAGTATCCCGTTTTTACTGCAGCGCATTCCGCAGTTAATGACGGCTCGGTTAATTTTTTGTGATAACTATTACGCTCTGTTAGCTGGCTTAATTCGGCCCCGGACGAAAATGAAGATCATTCAACTGTGGCATGCGGATGGCACGATTAAGACGTTTGGTTGGGAGGATCCTAACCAACGGCGAACCGGATGGTTCAAACGCCGGCGCCATCAACTTGTATATAACCAGTTTGATGACTATGTGGTGGCGTCTAAAGCCATGGGAAACGTTTTTCAACGCAGCTTTGCCCAACCGGCGACTAAAATGCAGGATTTGGGCATGCCGCGCTCTGATCGGTTGTTTAGTGCGAACTGGTTAGATACGGTACGGCAGCGGGTTTGGTTGGCGGCGCCCGAGTTAAAAAACAAGCGGGTGATTTTATACGCCCCGACTTACCGGAGTGCGAGCCAACTGAACCCGCCCACTGGGACGATTGAGGCCTTAGCGGCCGATCCTAACGCGATTGTAGCGGTTAAGCTCTACCCAGAGATTGATCGTGAGAAACTCGAAATGGAACAGTTTAACCATCCAAACGTCAAAATTTATGACGAATTTACCACGACCGATTTGATGACGCTAGCGGACACCCTAGTCACTGATTATTCGTCGTTCATTTTTGACTTTAGTTTGATGCCCCAGGCCCGGTCGGCGATTTTCTTTATGTATGATTTGCAAGCATACGCCGAACAGCGCGGGGTTCAACCGGACTTAAACCGGTGGTTACCAACGCCACCAGTTAAAACAGTTGAGCAGTTACGACAAGCAATCCAGGCCAATCAACCAGTTGACTTTACGGCCTTTAACGATTGGTGGAATACTTATAACGATGGAAAAGCGTACAAGCGGGTGATTGACAAATACGTCATCGGCCGGCATAACGCTGCGGAGGATAATGATGAGTGA
- a CDS encoding YitT family protein, producing MDDVHKVIRRHQIITKLSTAFIYATLVSIAMNFFWTPGHIYSSGITGFAQLLNTVSQRYLPFTLSTALALLLLNLPLLLLAWKQIGHQFAIFTFISVLLASFMIKILHPLTLTSDPLICALFGGAVNGFGTGLALKNQISTGGLDILGIVIQRKTGHSIGNINILFNSLIILSAGFMYGWPYAFYSAIGLFVNAKVMDLTYTRQQRMQVMIVTDFPKTVVDSIQNHMRRGITIVHDAEGAYHHDRKAILFTVISRYEKNELDAALHESDPHAFAVAVDVDEVFGHFYESKPK from the coding sequence ATGGACGATGTACACAAAGTCATTCGCCGGCACCAAATTATTACGAAGCTATCAACCGCGTTTATTTATGCGACGTTAGTTTCGATTGCGATGAATTTCTTCTGGACGCCGGGGCACATTTATTCCTCTGGAATTACCGGATTTGCCCAGTTACTTAACACGGTTTCGCAGCGGTACCTGCCGTTTACCTTGTCAACGGCCCTAGCACTACTACTGCTGAACCTCCCGCTTCTACTATTAGCTTGGAAACAAATCGGGCACCAGTTTGCCATCTTTACCTTTATTTCGGTTTTGCTCGCTAGTTTTATGATTAAAATTTTGCACCCGCTAACCCTGACATCCGACCCGTTGATTTGTGCCCTCTTTGGGGGAGCTGTCAACGGATTTGGGACCGGATTAGCCCTGAAAAATCAGATTTCCACTGGGGGATTGGATATCCTTGGGATTGTGATTCAACGAAAAACGGGGCATTCGATTGGAAACATCAACATTCTCTTTAACTCGTTGATTATTCTGTCAGCCGGGTTCATGTACGGATGGCCGTATGCCTTTTATTCTGCAATTGGATTGTTTGTTAATGCGAAAGTAATGGATTTAACCTATACTAGACAGCAACGGATGCAGGTGATGATCGTGACGGATTTTCCAAAAACAGTCGTAGATAGCATTCAAAATCACATGCGACGCGGGATTACGATTGTCCATGACGCGGAAGGGGCCTATCACCATGACCGTAAAGCAATCCTCTTTACCGTAATTTCTCGATATGAAAAGAATGAACTGGATGCAGCGCTCCACGAATCTGATCCCCATGCGTTTGCAGTGGCAGTGGACGTGGATGAGGTGTTTGGACACTTTTACGAAAGTAAACCGAAATAA
- the aspS gene encoding aspartate--tRNA ligase, translating into MKRTTYAGKVNEQDLDQTVTLDGWIAKKRNLGSLMFIDLRDRAGIVQLVFNEHENPAAFQVAETAKNEFVLEVTGKVVARAETEVNPELYTGKVEVHVTAAQILSTSKPVPFEIKDDTNANDDLRLKYRYLDLRRPEMQRGLLVRNRILQATHRYLDQNGFIDIETPDLTASTPEGARDYLVPSRVYPGSFYALPQSPQQFKQMLMGAGFDRYYQIARCFRDEDLRGDRQPEFTQIDLETSFMSAEDIQAITEGLIKEVMKDAVGYDVKLPFDRITWQESMDRFGTDQPDTRFGMELKDVSDLVADSDFKVFSSAVAAGGQVKAIAVPGGADQYSRKDIDRYTDYVKRFGAKGLAWLKVTADGFAGPIAKFFKDTDQVAALEAQTGAQPGDLVLFAADRAKVVADTLGYLRVAIGKEQDLIPADQYNFLWVVDWPLFEYDEGAQRWTAAHHPFTMPNVGDEHYLDEGEDPHQAHAQSYDIILNGLELGGGSIRIHTRELQEKMFRALGFTPESANAQFGYFLRALDYGFPPHGGLAIGLDRFARLLARRGNIRDVIAFPKNSKAIDPLTSAPTPVAPKQLDELGIEVEKPTDK; encoded by the coding sequence ATGAAACGAACTACATATGCTGGGAAGGTCAACGAACAGGATTTAGACCAAACGGTGACGTTGGATGGTTGGATTGCCAAAAAACGAAACCTCGGGAGCTTAATGTTTATTGATCTTCGCGATCGAGCCGGAATTGTTCAGTTGGTCTTTAACGAACATGAGAATCCGGCGGCTTTTCAAGTGGCCGAAACGGCAAAAAATGAATTTGTGCTCGAAGTTACGGGAAAAGTGGTTGCCCGGGCGGAAACGGAAGTTAATCCCGAGCTATATACGGGGAAGGTGGAAGTCCATGTGACGGCGGCCCAGATTTTGAGTACCTCCAAGCCAGTCCCCTTTGAAATTAAGGACGACACCAACGCTAACGATGACTTGCGATTGAAGTATCGGTATCTGGATCTGCGGCGTCCAGAGATGCAACGGGGGCTCTTGGTCAGAAACCGGATTTTACAGGCAACGCACCGCTACCTAGATCAAAACGGCTTTATTGACATTGAAACACCAGATTTAACGGCATCAACTCCGGAAGGAGCGCGGGACTACTTGGTGCCATCACGGGTGTATCCCGGTTCCTTTTATGCCTTACCACAATCCCCCCAGCAGTTTAAACAAATGCTGATGGGAGCCGGTTTCGATCGCTACTATCAAATTGCACGCTGCTTTCGGGATGAGGACTTACGTGGAGACCGGCAACCCGAATTCACGCAGATTGACTTAGAAACGTCCTTTATGAGTGCCGAAGATATCCAAGCCATAACAGAAGGCCTGATTAAAGAGGTCATGAAGGACGCCGTTGGTTACGACGTCAAACTGCCATTTGACCGGATTACGTGGCAAGAATCCATGGATCGCTTTGGGACGGATCAGCCTGACACCCGATTTGGAATGGAGCTAAAGGATGTTTCGGACCTAGTGGCCGATTCTGACTTCAAAGTGTTTAGTTCGGCAGTTGCTGCCGGAGGCCAAGTCAAAGCAATTGCCGTCCCCGGGGGAGCAGATCAGTACTCTCGCAAAGACATTGATCGGTATACCGATTACGTAAAGCGGTTTGGTGCGAAGGGACTGGCCTGGCTGAAGGTTACAGCGGATGGATTTGCTGGCCCCATCGCAAAGTTCTTTAAGGATACTGACCAAGTTGCGGCGCTTGAAGCACAAACGGGCGCCCAACCCGGCGATTTAGTGCTCTTTGCTGCTGACCGAGCTAAGGTCGTGGCTGATACACTTGGATACCTGCGGGTGGCGATTGGAAAGGAACAAGACCTGATTCCAGCTGACCAGTATAACTTCTTATGGGTCGTTGATTGGCCGTTGTTTGAATATGATGAGGGGGCACAACGCTGGACCGCCGCTCACCACCCGTTCACGATGCCAAATGTCGGCGATGAACATTATTTGGATGAGGGCGAAGATCCCCACCAGGCGCACGCACAGAGTTATGACATCATCTTAAATGGACTAGAACTCGGGGGTGGCTCAATCCGGATTCACACCCGGGAGTTACAGGAGAAGATGTTTCGGGCCCTCGGCTTTACGCCAGAAAGCGCCAACGCCCAGTTTGGGTACTTTTTGCGGGCCTTAGACTATGGGTTTCCGCCACACGGTGGCTTGGCAATCGGTTTAGATCGGTTTGCGCGGCTGTTAGCCCGGCGGGGCAACATTCGTGATGTAATCGCCTTTCCGAAGAATTCGAAGGCCATTGATCCGTTAACGAGTGCCCCAACGCCCGTTGCACCCAAACAACTTGATGAATTAGGAATTGAAGTGGAAAAACCAACTGATAAATAA
- a CDS encoding N-acetylmuramoyl-L-alanine amidase — MPFTIRNRRGLAFTLVVTCCTCLIIGIMLLRNNVAVHTNNLQIKAGPNLATTTIGTVNRGDRVQIITKKHQWAQVVYQHQKIGWVPNWLLSGHPHLKTAGPLAEASIVLDPGHGGSDSGALSNSNQPEKRYTLALARQVAARLRAAGTNVTMVRDHDQTVALKRRPGFATKAQANLFVSFHFDSSTVPGSASGFTTYYYHPGHSKQLAQAVNLQLTGLGLENKGVQFGDYLVIRDTTVPAVLLEMGYINNQTDFQKIKSKAYQQRVANEVTAGLQRYLKTNY, encoded by the coding sequence ATGCCCTTTACAATCAGAAATCGCCGTGGGTTGGCCTTTACCCTGGTCGTAACCTGCTGTACCTGTCTCATTATCGGCATCATGCTCTTACGAAACAACGTCGCCGTTCACACGAATAACCTCCAAATTAAAGCCGGCCCCAACTTAGCTACCACTACCATTGGAACTGTTAACCGGGGCGATCGGGTGCAAATCATTACCAAAAAACACCAGTGGGCCCAAGTTGTCTATCAACACCAAAAAATTGGTTGGGTGCCGAACTGGTTATTAAGCGGTCATCCCCACCTCAAAACCGCTGGTCCACTGGCGGAAGCGAGCATTGTTTTAGACCCTGGTCACGGAGGGTCTGACTCCGGCGCCCTCTCTAATTCGAACCAACCAGAAAAACGCTACACCTTAGCCCTCGCACGACAAGTTGCGGCGCGCTTACGCGCGGCGGGGACAAACGTTACCATGGTTCGTGATCACGACCAAACAGTGGCGTTAAAGCGGCGACCGGGCTTTGCAACTAAGGCGCAGGCCAACCTCTTTGTGAGTTTTCACTTTGACTCCTCCACCGTGCCGGGATCAGCTTCCGGATTCACGACCTATTACTACCATCCGGGCCACTCTAAACAACTGGCGCAAGCGGTTAATCTGCAACTAACCGGCCTTGGTTTAGAAAATAAGGGCGTTCAATTTGGCGATTATCTCGTCATTCGGGACACGACCGTGCCAGCCGTTTTATTAGAAATGGGGTACATCAATAACCAAACGGACTTTCAAAAAATTAAAAGCAAAGCTTACCAACAAAGGGTTGCGAACGAGGTAACCGCGGGCTTGCAACGCTATCTCAAGACTAACTACTAA
- a CDS encoding fructosamine kinase family protein codes for MKKLTPAWLQQLPLQELQTVTPVSGGDINEAYQLTTKRGARYFLKVQPGRGKAFFDHEVEGLDLIGQVATVPTVIASGEIETDGYLILQWIETGNGDQFELGQMLAHVHQQQEQRFGLDHDFRLGRFPKVNQWQSNWATFFIQQRLQPLAQLAQQKGRWNQPRSAALTLIKQQLQAYATTHGIKASLLHGDLWAGNALFNHQHQPLLIDPDVYYGDREFDLGITTVFGGFTAAFYSGYQSVYPCRPGIEARLPWYRFYYVLMHVVLFGESYGTYLDQISSKLLNEGQQFS; via the coding sequence ATGAAAAAACTAACGCCTGCTTGGTTACAACAACTGCCCCTGCAGGAGCTCCAGACCGTTACTCCCGTTTCTGGTGGGGACATTAATGAGGCCTACCAGCTGACCACCAAGCGCGGTGCCCGGTACTTTTTAAAGGTCCAACCAGGACGTGGTAAAGCCTTTTTTGATCATGAAGTGGAAGGGTTAGACTTAATTGGCCAAGTCGCCACCGTGCCAACCGTGATTGCGAGTGGCGAGATTGAAACGGATGGTTATCTGATCTTGCAATGGATTGAAACTGGCAACGGTGACCAGTTTGAGCTTGGTCAAATGCTGGCCCACGTTCACCAGCAACAAGAACAGCGCTTTGGTCTCGACCATGATTTTCGCTTAGGGCGGTTTCCAAAGGTTAATCAGTGGCAAAGTAACTGGGCGACCTTTTTTATTCAGCAACGGTTACAGCCGCTGGCGCAGTTAGCCCAGCAAAAAGGCCGCTGGAACCAACCCCGTTCCGCGGCTTTAACTCTGATTAAACAGCAACTGCAAGCTTATGCAACCACTCATGGAATTAAAGCAAGCCTCTTACATGGGGATCTATGGGCAGGGAATGCGCTCTTTAACCACCAGCACCAGCCCCTGCTCATTGATCCGGATGTTTATTATGGTGACCGTGAATTTGATCTCGGGATTACCACCGTCTTTGGGGGCTTTACCGCCGCGTTTTACAGTGGCTATCAATCAGTCTACCCATGCCGTCCGGGAATAGAAGCTCGCTTACCTTGGTATCGCTTTTACTACGTTTTGATGCACGTCGTCCTCTTTGGTGAGAGCTACGGTACTTATCTTGACCAAATCAGTTCAAAACTATTGAATGAGGGGCAACAATTCAGTTAA
- a CDS encoding HAD-IA family hydrolase has translation MINLLWDFDGTLFDTYPYMVSAFTKALQRVGIDEFEIDGDEIYRQMRGHSLNSAITKFSARFHVDPQQLQTAYREFEALEIQLAQPFAGAPAALQAVVKHGGQNGLVTHRDQAAVTLLAQANLTSLLTGVVTREQGFPRKPDPTALQFLLDQMQLDPAQTAFVGDRKLDVDAANRAGIKSILFDPDYVIEIPGTPSVTIHDLTELLPLIQ, from the coding sequence ATGATTAACTTACTTTGGGATTTTGATGGGACCCTGTTTGATACGTATCCATACATGGTAAGTGCGTTTACAAAGGCGCTCCAACGGGTTGGTATTGATGAATTTGAAATTGATGGGGACGAAATCTATCGGCAAATGCGGGGGCATTCCCTTAATTCGGCCATTACGAAGTTTAGCGCCCGTTTCCATGTTGACCCGCAGCAGTTGCAAACTGCTTATCGGGAGTTTGAAGCCCTAGAAATTCAGCTAGCCCAGCCGTTTGCGGGCGCGCCTGCAGCACTTCAAGCGGTAGTTAAGCATGGGGGTCAGAACGGGTTGGTAACCCATCGCGATCAAGCGGCGGTCACGTTACTGGCTCAGGCCAATTTAACCTCCTTGTTGACCGGGGTCGTGACCCGTGAACAAGGATTTCCACGCAAGCCGGATCCGACGGCCCTGCAGTTCTTACTGGACCAAATGCAATTGGATCCCGCACAGACGGCGTTTGTGGGGGATCGTAAACTAGATGTGGATGCCGCCAATCGGGCAGGAATTAAGTCGATTTTGTTTGACCCGGATTATGTAATTGAAATCCCGGGGACGCCTAGCGTTACCATTCATGATTTAACTGAATTGTTGCCCCTCATTCAATAG
- the dtd gene encoding D-aminoacyl-tRNA deacylase, with protein MKLVLQRVQRATVRIDDQVVGAIQTGLLIFVGAEAGDDEVTAQRLAAKVAKLRVFADEAGKMNRNIMQAKGAILSVSQFTLLADLHHGNRPSFQAAGDPQAAYQVYTAFNEALGAQGLSVATGQFGADMQVELVNDGPATFLLNDRESAQ; from the coding sequence ATGAAGTTAGTATTACAACGAGTCCAGCGGGCTACGGTGCGGATTGACGACCAGGTGGTGGGAGCCATTCAGACGGGCTTATTAATTTTTGTCGGTGCCGAAGCTGGGGACGACGAGGTTACGGCCCAACGGCTGGCCGCCAAAGTGGCTAAACTACGAGTTTTTGCCGATGAGGCGGGGAAAATGAATCGCAACATTATGCAAGCAAAGGGCGCAATTCTCTCTGTTTCGCAGTTTACACTTTTAGCTGATTTACACCACGGGAATCGGCCGTCATTTCAAGCCGCAGGAGATCCACAAGCAGCTTACCAAGTTTACACCGCCTTTAATGAGGCACTGGGAGCCCAGGGACTATCAGTGGCCACCGGGCAGTTTGGAGCGGATATGCAGGTGGAGCTCGTAAATGATGGGCCGGCCACGTTCCTGTTGAATGATCGGGAGTCTGCACAATGA
- a CDS encoding RelA/SpoT family protein, protein MASLKQWQPAEVFTKIQSEMSPDQVAMVKRAYQVARHAHGTKQRDSGERYIDHSTNVAGILADLNMDAVAITAGFLHDVVEDSDMQLIDVREQFGADVALIVDGVTKISKIKYNSSREALAENYRKLLLVMCKDIRVMIVKLADRMDNMDTLGALSADFQARFAKETLDVYAPIADRLGMGTVKWELQDMALRYLNPEAYYQIAHSMKSKRNERESYIQDAIREVRRAIADYHIPAEIYGRPKHLYSIYKKMVDKHKKFEEIYDLSAIRIIVDTVKDCYAILGAVHAKWPPMPGRFKDYIAMPKPNLYQSLHTTVIGPEGKPLEIQIRTKEMHRIAEYGVAAHWAYKQGQTDVVANDDNNVQLNWFKKIIEIQEETDNAADFMDSVQGELFSDHVYAFTPNGDVLELPQGAGPLDMAYAIHTQVGHRATGARVNGKMVSLDYQIKNGDIVEIITAANATGPGKNWLDLVHTSSAKHKINQFFKKQNREDNIKAGTELLHNQLAETGYAPNELLTPENWERVLNELHYRTEDDLLAALGFGDVHAVGVANRFTSEIRDEQQKEREHQTEQELLEHSQTLSTKKSTSQPRGNRPADNVAVDGIDNVLVRLSHCCLPLPGDEIVGYITKGRGISIHRVNCNNFSNAEPGRIIAAHWREVENNQVNYPAKLRFEADNRNGVLNDVIKRFNNSPAQLTSINGRVHDDTGVTIDAVVDVHNVAQVEQVMETVKMVPGVATAERVLN, encoded by the coding sequence ATGGCAAGCCTCAAACAATGGCAACCAGCTGAGGTATTTACTAAAATTCAAAGTGAAATGAGCCCTGACCAGGTCGCAATGGTTAAGCGCGCGTACCAAGTTGCTCGGCACGCGCATGGAACGAAGCAACGGGATTCGGGGGAGCGTTACATTGATCACTCGACGAACGTGGCTGGGATTTTAGCGGACCTTAATATGGATGCCGTGGCCATCACCGCCGGTTTTTTGCACGATGTGGTTGAGGATAGTGACATGCAATTGATTGACGTCCGCGAGCAGTTTGGTGCTGACGTGGCCCTGATTGTCGACGGGGTTACTAAGATTAGTAAGATTAAGTATAACTCGAGTCGGGAAGCGCTGGCGGAAAACTACCGGAAGTTACTGCTAGTGATGTGCAAGGACATTCGCGTGATGATTGTGAAACTTGCCGACCGAATGGATAACATGGATACGTTGGGCGCCCTTTCCGCCGACTTTCAAGCGCGGTTTGCCAAAGAAACCCTTGATGTTTATGCGCCCATCGCCGACCGCCTGGGGATGGGAACCGTAAAGTGGGAACTGCAGGATATGGCGTTACGCTATCTGAATCCCGAAGCCTACTACCAAATTGCGCATTCGATGAAGTCGAAACGAAACGAGCGGGAATCTTACATTCAGGATGCCATTCGCGAAGTGCGCCGGGCCATTGCGGACTATCACATTCCAGCGGAAATTTACGGGCGGCCCAAGCACCTCTATTCCATTTACAAAAAAATGGTTGACAAGCACAAAAAGTTTGAAGAAATTTACGATCTGTCAGCCATTCGAATTATCGTGGACACGGTTAAGGATTGCTATGCCATTTTAGGCGCAGTGCACGCGAAGTGGCCCCCGATGCCGGGACGGTTTAAGGATTACATTGCCATGCCCAAACCCAACCTCTACCAGTCGTTGCATACAACTGTGATTGGACCGGAAGGCAAACCACTGGAGATTCAAATCCGGACCAAAGAGATGCACCGCATTGCAGAGTATGGGGTTGCAGCCCACTGGGCCTACAAACAGGGGCAAACGGACGTCGTTGCCAATGATGACAATAACGTGCAGTTAAACTGGTTTAAAAAGATTATTGAAATTCAAGAAGAAACCGATAATGCGGCTGACTTTATGGACAGTGTCCAAGGGGAACTGTTTAGTGACCACGTATATGCCTTTACGCCGAACGGCGATGTGTTAGAACTCCCCCAGGGAGCGGGTCCGCTCGATATGGCATATGCCATTCATACGCAAGTGGGTCATCGTGCCACGGGGGCCCGCGTAAACGGCAAAATGGTGTCGCTTGATTACCAGATTAAAAACGGGGACATCGTGGAAATTATTACCGCTGCGAACGCGACGGGCCCTGGAAAGAACTGGTTAGATTTGGTGCACACCAGTAGTGCCAAGCACAAGATTAATCAGTTTTTCAAAAAGCAAAACCGGGAGGATAACATTAAAGCTGGGACCGAACTCCTGCATAATCAGCTGGCGGAAACGGGGTACGCGCCGAACGAACTATTGACGCCCGAAAACTGGGAACGGGTGCTCAACGAACTCCATTACCGGACGGAGGATGACCTGTTGGCCGCCCTTGGCTTTGGGGACGTTCACGCGGTGGGAGTAGCTAACCGCTTTACCAGTGAAATTCGGGATGAACAACAAAAGGAACGGGAACACCAGACTGAACAAGAGCTCCTGGAACACTCTCAGACGTTATCAACGAAAAAAAGCACGTCCCAACCCCGGGGAAACCGGCCGGCTGATAACGTGGCGGTCGATGGGATTGATAACGTGTTGGTGCGGTTAAGTCACTGTTGTTTGCCCCTTCCTGGTGATGAAATTGTCGGTTACATCACCAAGGGACGGGGGATCTCGATTCACCGGGTTAACTGTAATAATTTTAGTAACGCCGAGCCTGGCCGAATCATTGCGGCCCACTGGCGGGAAGTTGAAAATAATCAGGTTAATTATCCAGCCAAGTTACGCTTTGAAGCTGATAACCGCAATGGAGTGTTAAACGATGTCATTAAACGGTTTAATAACAGTCCTGCCCAGTTAACGTCGATTAACGGGCGCGTTCACGATGACACGGGTGTGACCATTGATGCCGTTGTGGATGTTCACAATGTTGCTCAAGTTGAGCAGGTAATGGAAACCGTTAAGATGGTTCCCGGAGTGGCGACCGCCGAACGAGTTTTAAACTAA